A stretch of the Bacillus sp. FJAT-18017 genome encodes the following:
- the dndD gene encoding DNA sulfur modification protein DndD, with the protein MIINEIQLINIGPYRGNNSIDLRPNNDQNVILIGGENGAGKTTLLNAIKLGLFGSYVYGFKNDNAEYFKRVQGFLNHDAKRNKENNFRIKLEFTVVENFEKTTYTLYRYWNYNSSNNLKEHFEVVSSGKHYSEYERELFNSKLREIMPPQLLDLCLFDGEEISRIVNEDLLSDYLKNLSRVVFNLDLFETLEDDLETYSSQTLDLKKMQSSEKELYNLNLKEKDQKANVFSLQKEIDSLLTHKQEIQDEYQVLKNDFESYGGLVKKERDELLTKINKIEHIRKQNSEKIRNFVSNLLPFYLLENLLKETKEQIHDEEAFQLYRQLDKKLTDTALNQLLKPITAISAESTMKEAFRAQLLNLVKPDQNLLQIHGASPSESSLVENLANKIASNSSNSIITLIEENKELLQNLQELKAKIKINDTTNEFSDMLIKIEANQKALAELESKIQEAKLKLNHSLKELQDTVTAIEKIQSVLRDSDKTKSSFTESQKIIAFSRRFREVQLKKKLQEVQIEATSMLKRIFRKHNYVSSIQIDSDTYNVVLLDSQKEHIEKATLSAGEKEILLISLIWAIFKCSGRKVPFIFDTLLGRLDRTHKAGVLKEFIPNSGKQAIILSTDSEIDEHHYDLLKEHIAKEYVLKFNVHRKETLVLDHYFSFNKVEAKL; encoded by the coding sequence ATGATTATTAATGAAATACAATTAATTAATATAGGACCCTATAGAGGTAACAACTCTATTGATTTACGTCCAAATAACGACCAGAATGTAATTTTAATTGGTGGCGAAAATGGTGCAGGAAAAACAACATTATTAAATGCAATTAAACTTGGACTTTTTGGTTCATATGTTTATGGCTTTAAAAATGACAATGCTGAGTATTTTAAGAGAGTACAAGGTTTCTTGAACCATGACGCTAAACGGAACAAGGAAAATAATTTCAGAATTAAACTCGAATTTACGGTTGTAGAAAATTTCGAAAAGACTACTTACACTTTGTATAGATACTGGAATTATAACTCCTCAAATAATTTAAAAGAACATTTTGAAGTAGTATCTAGTGGTAAGCATTACTCGGAATATGAGAGAGAATTGTTTAATTCTAAATTAAGGGAGATTATGCCTCCACAGTTACTTGATCTTTGCCTTTTTGACGGTGAGGAAATATCCAGGATTGTAAACGAAGACTTACTTTCTGATTACCTTAAAAATTTATCTCGTGTTGTCTTTAACTTAGACTTATTTGAAACCCTAGAAGACGATCTGGAAACATACTCATCACAGACTCTCGATTTAAAAAAAATGCAATCATCCGAAAAAGAATTATACAATTTGAATTTAAAAGAGAAAGATCAAAAAGCAAATGTTTTTTCTCTTCAAAAAGAAATAGACTCTCTACTGACCCATAAGCAAGAAATTCAAGATGAATATCAAGTACTAAAAAACGATTTCGAAAGCTACGGTGGACTTGTTAAAAAAGAGAGAGATGAGCTTTTAACGAAGATTAATAAAATTGAGCACATTAGAAAACAAAACTCAGAAAAAATTAGAAACTTTGTATCTAATCTTCTCCCCTTCTATCTTTTAGAAAATTTGCTCAAAGAAACTAAAGAACAAATTCATGATGAAGAAGCTTTCCAATTATATAGGCAACTTGATAAAAAACTTACTGATACAGCACTAAACCAATTACTTAAACCTATAACTGCTATATCTGCTGAATCAACAATGAAAGAAGCTTTTAGGGCTCAGTTACTTAATTTAGTTAAACCCGATCAAAATCTATTACAAATACATGGGGCATCTCCTTCTGAAAGTAGCCTTGTTGAAAATTTAGCTAATAAGATAGCAAGTAATAGTTCTAATAGCATTATTACATTAATTGAAGAAAATAAAGAACTTCTTCAGAATTTGCAGGAGCTTAAAGCAAAAATAAAAATTAATGATACAACAAATGAATTCAGTGATATGTTAATTAAAATTGAAGCCAACCAGAAAGCTTTAGCTGAATTAGAGTCAAAAATACAAGAAGCTAAACTCAAATTAAATCACTCTTTAAAAGAGTTGCAGGATACGGTAACCGCAATAGAAAAAATTCAAAGTGTTTTAAGAGATAGTGATAAAACAAAAAGTTCTTTCACAGAATCACAAAAAATAATAGCATTTAGCCGCCGATTTAGGGAAGTTCAATTAAAGAAAAAGCTTCAGGAAGTTCAAATCGAGGCTACTTCTATGCTAAAAAGAATTTTCAGGAAACATAATTATGTTTCTTCAATTCAAATAGATAGCGATACGTATAATGTTGTACTATTAGATTCTCAAAAAGAACACATTGAAAAAGCAACACTATCCGCAGGTGAAAAAGAAATACTATTGATTTCACTAATTTGGGCAATATTTAAATGTTCAGGAAGAAAAGTTCCATTTATTTTTGATACGCTATTGGGCCGTTTAGATAGAACTCATAAAGCGGGTGTATTAAAAGAATTTATTCCCAATAGTGGTAAACAAGCTATCATTTTATCAACTGATAGTGAAATAGATGAACATCATTATGACTTGTTAAAGGAACATATTGCCAAAGAGTATGTACTTAAATTTAATGTACATAGAAAAGAAACTTTGGTATTAGATCACTACTTTTCATTTAATAAGGTGGAAGCTAAACTATGA
- the dndE gene encoding DNA sulfur modification protein DndE — MNFRLKTSKVTGEKLVGLQSTTGLTWNILSRLAISLSLREPSKPELVEDKSGLEIHRNALTGENDYIYKALIRQHAKRHVPEEEYFPDLFNAHIERGIVLLENEYKHAGNYEKLLMNLLKIED, encoded by the coding sequence ATGAATTTTCGATTAAAAACCTCCAAGGTCACAGGTGAAAAACTAGTAGGACTTCAGTCTACTACCGGCTTAACTTGGAATATATTATCACGGCTAGCAATTTCACTCTCTTTACGAGAACCCTCCAAACCCGAGCTAGTGGAAGATAAAAGTGGTTTAGAAATACACCGTAATGCACTAACTGGTGAGAATGACTATATATATAAAGCTCTAATTAGACAACATGCTAAACGGCATGTTCCTGAAGAAGAATATTTTCCCGACCTCTTTAATGCCCATATTGAAAGAGGTATTGTCTTACTTGAAAATGAGTATAAACACGCTGGGAACTATGAAAAATTACTAATGAATTTACTTAAAATTGAAGATTAG
- a CDS encoding cysteine desulfurase family protein gives MLYLDNSATTPVHPEVKNAMLPYLMEEFGNPSSKYYSVAENAKNAVKEARAHLASLLGCSENEIIFTSGSTESNNMILKGVAEEYSNKGNHIITSKVEHPSVLETCKYLEQKGYEVTYLDVDKFGRISPETLFNEIKENTILVSIIWGNNELGSLNDMEQIAQVCNEKNVFLHTDATQIVGKVDFSLFSLPGVTFLSCSAHKFHGPKGIGATFIRQDKYGILTKITPLLHGGGHEQGIRSGTLAVHNIVGMGKAAEISFSKLKENIEKTLDLELYLTSLLKEKFGDNISFNNDSTKKIPGILSVLFRGVNNELLVKALAPTVAASTGSACSSSKPSHVLEAIGLNTEDIRSTIRFSLSAQVTKHDLNIFNTL, from the coding sequence ATGCTTTATTTAGACAATAGCGCGACCACACCTGTTCATCCAGAAGTGAAAAATGCAATGCTCCCCTACCTTATGGAGGAGTTTGGAAACCCATCAAGTAAATATTATTCTGTTGCTGAGAATGCAAAAAATGCAGTAAAAGAAGCAAGAGCCCATCTTGCTTCTTTACTTGGCTGTTCAGAAAACGAAATTATCTTTACAAGCGGATCTACAGAGAGCAACAATATGATTTTAAAGGGTGTTGCTGAAGAGTACTCCAATAAAGGAAATCATATAATTACTTCAAAAGTGGAACACCCTTCTGTTCTAGAAACTTGTAAATATTTAGAGCAAAAAGGATACGAAGTTACATATCTGGATGTAGATAAATTCGGAAGAATAAGTCCTGAAACTTTGTTTAATGAGATTAAAGAGAATACCATTCTTGTCTCTATTATTTGGGGAAATAATGAGCTTGGGTCATTAAATGATATGGAACAAATAGCTCAAGTTTGTAATGAGAAAAACGTTTTTCTTCACACTGATGCAACACAAATCGTAGGAAAAGTTGATTTCTCTCTCTTTTCTTTACCTGGAGTTACCTTTTTATCTTGTTCAGCACATAAATTTCATGGACCTAAAGGGATTGGGGCTACTTTTATACGTCAAGACAAATATGGTATATTAACCAAGATTACTCCCCTACTTCATGGCGGTGGCCACGAGCAAGGGATTAGAAGCGGAACTTTAGCTGTTCATAATATTGTTGGGATGGGGAAAGCGGCGGAAATTTCCTTCTCAAAACTTAAAGAAAACATCGAAAAAACATTGGATCTTGAGTTGTATTTAACATCCCTTTTAAAAGAAAAATTCGGAGATAATATTTCATTTAATAATGATTCAACAAAAAAGATCCCTGGTATCCTTAGCGTATTATTCAGAGGAGTAAACAATGAGTTACTAGTTAAAGCGCTCGCACCTACTGTTGCAGCTTCAACTGGGTCGGCTTGTAGTTCGAGTAAGCCATCTCACGTATTAGAAGCAATAGGTCTTAATACTGAGGATATTCGTTCAACCATACGTTTCTCACTATCTGCTCAAGTTACAAAGCATGATTTAAATATATTTAATACATTATAG
- a CDS encoding DNA phosphorothioation-associated protein 4 produces MAKRRIRRPKEQEEIYKKLTGTDLPIGAFDSYKDLFMLAGVIGFKRNKKKTFKDTAEGIAWSVFNMDTDYTVITAIAILDSKDLTLLRDNDETHDIKLTIFEEFAADGVSYIYNLLQSPRNANDVLYEYIYDSRNEMDEREQNLQKIMEGLGGGLSW; encoded by the coding sequence TTGGCAAAACGACGTATCAGAAGACCAAAGGAACAAGAAGAAATTTATAAAAAGCTTACGGGCACTGATTTACCAATAGGTGCTTTTGATAGTTATAAGGATCTTTTTATGTTGGCAGGTGTAATCGGTTTTAAAAGAAATAAGAAAAAAACATTTAAAGATACAGCGGAGGGTATTGCATGGTCTGTATTTAATATGGACACTGATTATACTGTAATTACAGCTATTGCAATACTAGATTCAAAGGATTTAACGCTGCTTAGAGACAACGATGAAACTCATGACATAAAGCTCACCATTTTTGAAGAGTTTGCAGCAGATGGTGTTTCTTATATTTATAACTTACTCCAATCACCCAGAAATGCCAATGATGTATTATACGAATATATTTACGATTCAAGAAACGAAATGGATGAAAGGGAACAAAACCTCCAAAAAATAATGGAAGGACTTGGAGGAGGTTTAAGTTGGTAA
- a CDS encoding AAA family ATPase: protein MILQSIRLVNFRQYFGEQKISFSQSSSKNVTIIHGENGSGKTALLNSFNWCLYGENDLPNPNKIINDYAISITPNGERVAAIVEIEFKQDNIDYIITRSIQMEKNKNGNTYLEPQIKMQIIDSSGNCKEEDNVQNRIDQLLPNDLRTYFFFDGERIDNLSKQEGSKDIKSAIKLMMGLEILERSILHTEAARKKFRSDLKKNGNVETNKIINDIETLEQERDHLKERAIIFEGNLTALHSEKQDIESRLKSIEESKILQKEREEKEELKRNKEEFLKETKDKLKYFVSRYGYLGFTSNIVKQTLELIKGESEKNTSIFVKESIINALIERGKCICGQDLSTSSIHLEHVLDLKKQVQNEDIHGNALDMAGSLKVVDEKRKGIYNEMKRFKELEVETLDSITKLTEQLDEISTKLTDKNSEKVASLENKRKEIEQQTADFNRKIGQIDYELKKIEKELLEKEKEQSKIQSLQEEDRLTKERIEACLTAENVFKQIYEVQEVMVRDRLQERISKVYSEFLRKGYNVAVSPDYELKVINNQNEEVAMSQGERQITSLSFIGAIVDIAREQYKSKEKQAFNEGGIYPLVMDSPFGSLDSDHRRRVAQGIPKLADQVVVIVSTSQWRGEVEEQLSNSIGKEYRLQYNDPRHNSDQPYEYTEVIEVK from the coding sequence ATGATACTTCAATCAATTAGGTTAGTTAATTTTCGTCAGTATTTTGGTGAACAGAAAATATCTTTTTCACAATCCTCATCTAAGAATGTGACAATCATTCATGGTGAAAATGGGTCTGGAAAAACAGCTTTATTAAACTCTTTTAACTGGTGTTTATATGGGGAGAATGATTTACCAAACCCAAATAAAATTATTAATGATTATGCAATAAGCATTACTCCGAATGGAGAACGTGTGGCAGCTATTGTAGAAATAGAATTTAAACAAGACAACATTGATTATATAATTACAAGGTCGATTCAAATGGAAAAAAATAAAAATGGAAATACATATTTAGAACCTCAAATAAAAATGCAAATCATTGATTCATCCGGAAATTGCAAAGAAGAAGATAATGTGCAGAATAGAATCGACCAACTACTTCCCAATGATTTAAGAACATATTTCTTTTTTGATGGAGAAAGGATTGATAACCTTTCAAAACAAGAAGGTTCAAAGGATATCAAGTCAGCAATAAAGCTTATGATGGGCCTCGAGATATTGGAAAGGAGTATTTTGCACACGGAAGCTGCAAGGAAAAAGTTCAGAAGTGATTTAAAGAAAAATGGAAATGTAGAAACCAACAAAATAATAAATGATATTGAGACACTTGAGCAGGAGCGCGACCATTTAAAAGAAAGAGCAATCATATTTGAAGGAAATTTAACCGCTTTACATTCTGAAAAACAAGACATAGAATCTAGATTAAAGTCAATTGAAGAATCAAAGATACTTCAAAAAGAACGAGAAGAAAAAGAAGAACTAAAGCGTAATAAGGAAGAGTTCCTTAAAGAAACTAAAGATAAACTCAAATATTTTGTTAGCAGATACGGGTATTTAGGGTTCACATCTAACATTGTGAAACAGACTTTAGAATTAATTAAGGGAGAGTCAGAGAAAAATACAAGTATCTTTGTAAAAGAATCTATTATTAATGCTTTAATTGAACGTGGAAAATGCATATGTGGTCAAGATTTATCTACGAGTTCTATTCATTTGGAACATGTCTTAGATCTTAAAAAACAGGTTCAAAATGAAGATATACATGGAAATGCTTTAGATATGGCAGGAAGTTTGAAAGTTGTAGATGAAAAAAGAAAAGGCATATACAACGAAATGAAAAGGTTTAAGGAATTAGAAGTTGAAACACTAGATTCGATAACAAAGCTCACAGAACAATTAGATGAAATTTCAACCAAACTAACAGATAAGAATTCCGAAAAGGTTGCCTCTTTAGAAAATAAACGTAAAGAAATTGAACAACAGACTGCTGATTTTAATAGAAAAATTGGACAAATTGACTATGAGCTTAAGAAAATAGAAAAAGAACTTCTAGAAAAAGAAAAGGAACAAAGTAAAATTCAATCTCTACAAGAAGAGGACAGGTTAACAAAGGAGAGAATAGAGGCTTGTTTGACTGCGGAAAATGTCTTTAAACAAATTTATGAAGTTCAAGAAGTTATGGTGAGGGACCGTTTGCAAGAAAGAATTTCGAAAGTTTATTCAGAATTTTTGAGAAAAGGTTATAATGTGGCAGTATCACCTGATTATGAGTTAAAAGTTATCAATAATCAAAATGAAGAAGTTGCTATGTCCCAGGGAGAACGACAAATCACCAGTTTATCGTTTATTGGTGCAATAGTAGATATTGCGCGAGAACAGTATAAATCAAAAGAAAAGCAGGCCTTTAACGAAGGAGGCATTTATCCACTTGTTATGGATTCACCATTTGGCTCTTTGGATTCGGATCATAGAAGGAGAGTCGCTCAGGGAATACCTAAACTTGCTGATCAAGTTGTTGTTATTGTATCTACTTCCCAATGGCGTGGGGAGGTAGAGGAGCAGCTCTCAAACTCTATCGGGAAAGAATATAGACTTCAATATAATGATCCAAGACATAACTCAGACCAGCCATATGAATATACAGAAGTTATTGAGGTGAAGTAA
- a CDS encoding DEAD/DEAH box helicase family protein, translated as MGFKELDISFQYRSDNEHGSIINDFYIPVLSETKIYSRAVGYFTSHSLVLAAKGLGQLINRGGKMRLIASPYLTEEDVDAIKKGYKSRDEVIENSLLREIKDPETLIESERLNYLAWLIEKNQLDIKIAVTKNNIRKGIYHEKLGLMEDWEGNKIAFTGSSNETEGGLLGNFETLDVFCSWQPSEEMRVNTKEINFNRLWDNTTQNLEVYYFPKAVKEKILSFKQFNYKNIDPELDPDSNSPVLINEDTPIAYPRIPSDYVIRDYQKDAVESWFKNNGRGLLEMATGTGKTITALTAASMLYKLKRVKKLATIIVCPYKHLVDQWENEARTFNMKPLVAYQSRNLWEGRLNQYVTAFNTDIIQHFSLVTTVSTFMSKPMQALLDSLHGEVMIIADEAHHLGAKNIKKCLPMHYPYRLALSATPQRWFDEEGTEDLLSYFGSKVVFQYGLDKAIENKFLTEYFYHPHIVFLDEDESEHYFELTKKIARMYPSDGDFKNASDSLQGLLIERARIMSRARGKLTLLKELMKTKKSESYNIVYCGDSSVDGEKQIDAVIRMLGKDLNMKVHSFTSREDQQERQRLLKRFESGELQTLVAIKCLDEGVDVPATQTAFIMASSTNPREFIQRRGRVLRKHPKKHYSYIHDFLVLPRNLKEVSILDAATFNIERNMVKRELNRFSEFSQLALNGPKAAETINQVKKIYNLLDH; from the coding sequence ATGGGATTCAAAGAGTTAGATATTTCATTTCAATACCGTTCTGATAACGAACACGGAAGTATTATTAATGATTTTTATATACCGGTCCTTTCAGAAACTAAGATTTATAGTAGAGCGGTTGGCTATTTTACTAGTCATTCATTAGTACTTGCAGCAAAAGGGTTAGGTCAACTAATTAACCGAGGTGGGAAAATGCGTTTAATAGCATCACCTTATCTTACAGAAGAAGATGTAGATGCAATTAAAAAAGGATACAAATCAAGAGACGAAGTCATTGAGAACTCTTTATTGAGAGAAATTAAAGATCCTGAAACCCTAATAGAGAGTGAACGTCTTAATTACTTGGCTTGGCTTATAGAAAAAAACCAACTGGATATAAAAATAGCCGTTACCAAAAATAATATACGCAAGGGGATATATCACGAAAAGTTAGGGTTAATGGAGGATTGGGAAGGAAATAAAATAGCCTTCACTGGATCATCAAATGAGACAGAGGGTGGACTTTTAGGAAATTTTGAAACTTTAGATGTTTTTTGTTCTTGGCAACCCTCCGAAGAGATGAGAGTTAATACTAAAGAGATAAATTTTAATAGATTATGGGATAACACAACTCAAAATTTAGAAGTGTATTATTTTCCGAAAGCTGTGAAGGAAAAGATACTTTCATTTAAACAGTTTAATTATAAAAATATTGATCCAGAACTTGATCCGGATTCCAATAGTCCGGTTCTAATAAATGAAGACACTCCCATAGCTTATCCAAGGATACCAAGTGATTATGTAATTAGAGACTATCAAAAAGATGCTGTGGAAAGTTGGTTTAAGAATAATGGTAGGGGTCTTCTTGAGATGGCAACAGGTACCGGTAAAACTATCACTGCTCTTACTGCAGCTTCTATGTTGTACAAATTAAAAAGAGTAAAAAAACTCGCAACCATAATTGTCTGTCCTTATAAGCATTTAGTGGACCAATGGGAGAACGAAGCAAGAACTTTTAATATGAAACCACTTGTTGCCTATCAGTCACGCAACCTTTGGGAAGGAAGACTGAATCAATATGTTACTGCATTTAATACAGATATAATTCAACACTTTTCATTAGTGACAACTGTTTCTACATTTATGAGCAAACCTATGCAAGCGCTTTTAGACAGTCTCCATGGAGAAGTAATGATTATTGCTGATGAAGCACATCATTTAGGTGCAAAAAATATTAAAAAGTGTTTGCCCATGCATTATCCGTATAGGCTTGCGTTATCCGCAACTCCACAACGATGGTTTGATGAAGAAGGAACTGAAGATCTTTTGTCATACTTTGGGAGTAAAGTAGTCTTCCAATACGGTCTTGATAAGGCAATTGAAAATAAATTTCTAACTGAATATTTTTATCATCCGCATATAGTTTTCTTAGACGAAGATGAGAGTGAACATTATTTTGAGCTTACCAAGAAAATTGCTAGAATGTATCCTTCTGATGGAGATTTTAAAAATGCTAGTGACTCCTTGCAAGGACTACTAATAGAACGAGCAAGAATAATGAGCAGAGCAAGAGGTAAACTCACTTTGCTTAAAGAATTAATGAAAACCAAGAAAAGCGAAAGTTATAATATCGTGTATTGTGGAGATAGTTCTGTAGATGGAGAAAAACAAATAGACGCTGTTATTCGTATGTTAGGAAAAGATCTCAATATGAAAGTCCATTCCTTTACTTCTAGAGAAGATCAGCAAGAACGTCAGAGACTTTTGAAAAGATTTGAAAGTGGAGAGCTACAAACTCTTGTTGCTATTAAATGTCTTGACGAAGGGGTAGATGTTCCCGCAACACAAACTGCTTTTATTATGGCAAGTAGTACTAATCCGAGAGAGTTTATTCAGAGACGTGGACGTGTGTTACGGAAACATCCCAAAAAGCATTACTCCTACATTCATGACTTTCTCGTACTACCTCGGAATTTAAAAGAAGTATCAATTTTAGATGCAGCAACTTTTAATATCGAACGAAACATGGTTAAAAGAGAGTTAAATCGATTCTCTGAATTTTCTCAACTGGCTTTAAATGGGCCTAAAGCGGCTGAAACAATAAATCAAGTCAAAAAGATATATAACTTATTAGACCATTAA
- a CDS encoding dipeptidase, producing the protein MKRFFYVALISLLTLSAIFPAGYAANAKQLSARDIHFNATVVDSHNDTMMKAVNPTTWLPETDIRGNTDFHIDIPKLQAGGLNVPFFAAYTSGYYGNNPRSISRTLALINALYWTEERNSDVLEITTSLKEIEKVRREGKIAAVPTVEGAYSLEEHNAIELLHQYYDLGIRALGFTWNYSNALGEGANRVYGDPARTPSPSGLTELGKEVAQEMNKLGMIIDVSHLSEASFWDVIEVSKAPIMATHSGASSLREHARNLTDEQLKALAENGGVVGVVFYPDFLKYGYPTEKVYIKDYVDHIEHAVKVAGIDHVALGSDFDGGPLPSDIKDASELYKVTEELVRRGFSQQDIEKLLGKNTLRLLKEVEKAAEHNPVEVGQVLTITPALKMGETVPNNTPLLTAKLERINGAPIDASSLRVIVDGIPYSPEFNGETSTISLQLKEPLKEKFHVVTFEAANTAGKIEKETRIFYINQ; encoded by the coding sequence ATGAAAAGGTTCTTTTATGTGGCTTTGATCTCGCTATTGACTCTGTCTGCCATTTTCCCGGCAGGCTATGCTGCAAATGCAAAACAGCTTTCTGCACGGGACATCCATTTCAATGCAACAGTGGTAGACAGCCATAACGATACGATGATGAAAGCTGTCAATCCGACCACATGGCTTCCTGAAACCGACATCAGAGGAAACACCGACTTCCACATTGACATTCCAAAGCTGCAAGCTGGAGGGCTGAACGTTCCTTTTTTCGCAGCTTATACATCCGGGTATTATGGAAATAATCCTCGCAGCATCAGCAGGACTTTGGCTTTGATTAATGCTCTTTATTGGACCGAAGAGAGAAATTCGGATGTGCTTGAAATCACCACCTCTCTCAAGGAAATTGAAAAAGTAAGGAGAGAAGGGAAAATCGCCGCTGTGCCTACAGTAGAAGGCGCCTATTCCCTGGAAGAGCACAATGCCATTGAATTGCTTCACCAATATTATGATCTTGGAATCAGAGCGCTCGGCTTTACCTGGAATTATTCCAATGCGTTAGGGGAAGGTGCCAACAGGGTGTATGGAGATCCAGCCAGGACACCGTCCCCGTCAGGTTTAACAGAGCTTGGAAAAGAAGTAGCGCAGGAAATGAACAAACTGGGGATGATTATCGATGTATCCCATCTCTCAGAGGCTTCATTCTGGGATGTGATTGAGGTTTCAAAAGCACCAATTATGGCCACTCATTCAGGTGCATCCTCATTAAGGGAACACGCACGCAACCTGACAGATGAACAACTGAAGGCTCTCGCTGAGAATGGTGGGGTAGTCGGGGTGGTCTTCTATCCTGATTTCCTGAAATACGGCTATCCAACCGAGAAAGTCTATATCAAGGATTATGTCGACCATATCGAGCATGCAGTAAAAGTGGCCGGAATCGACCATGTAGCCCTCGGATCCGATTTTGACGGAGGACCGCTTCCATCTGACATAAAAGACGCTTCCGAGCTATACAAAGTAACAGAAGAATTAGTCCGTCGCGGCTTTTCCCAGCAGGACATTGAAAAATTACTCGGTAAAAACACACTGCGTCTTCTAAAAGAAGTCGAAAAGGCAGCAGAGCATAATCCTGTAGAAGTTGGCCAGGTATTGACCATCACGCCAGCATTAAAAATGGGTGAGACAGTTCCAAACAATACACCACTTTTAACAGCCAAACTGGAAAGAATCAATGGCGCACCAATAGATGCAAGCAGCTTAAGGGTGATAGTGGACGGAATTCCTTACAGCCCAGAATTTAATGGGGAAACATCCACAATCTCCCTCCAGCTAAAAGAACCATTGAAAGAAAAATTCCATGTGGTAACGTTTGAAGCCGCCAATACAGCCGGAAAAATCGAAAAAGAAACGAGAATCTTCTATATAAATCAATAA
- a CDS encoding acyl-ACP desaturase, whose product MLTNHLDFRLEPKLIELYAEHKKRAEKIDWGYHDYLPWDKAMDFRRVPWDPSQVTLPPSVVTAIETALLTEVNLPWFTSYLDQTFKSSLTVIKDFVHTWTAEEDQHSNLLETYLLITRNVNPKRLHELHKQTVENGWNPDFHTPFETMVYTSMQELATMVFYYNVAKVAGPHDKDLASLLRRLAKDETLHYAFYRDVIKYHLELEPNYCYYLGHVIKNFQMPGAVMPDFEDRMSIIAKEANYGPLEYFDQVLDVIIEYWNIENLRPIAPEAEKARLDILNYHARLKRVRDRFYSKK is encoded by the coding sequence TTGTTAACGAATCATTTAGACTTTAGACTCGAACCAAAATTGATAGAATTGTACGCTGAACATAAAAAAAGAGCAGAAAAAATTGACTGGGGGTACCATGATTACCTGCCGTGGGATAAAGCGATGGACTTTCGCCGCGTTCCGTGGGATCCAAGCCAGGTTACATTGCCGCCATCCGTCGTTACTGCAATCGAAACTGCCCTTTTGACTGAAGTGAATTTGCCATGGTTTACTTCCTACCTGGATCAAACGTTTAAAAGTTCATTAACAGTTATTAAAGATTTCGTACATACATGGACTGCAGAAGAAGACCAGCATTCCAATCTTCTGGAAACCTACCTTTTAATTACACGTAATGTCAATCCAAAAAGGCTTCACGAGCTGCACAAACAAACTGTAGAAAATGGCTGGAATCCAGACTTCCATACACCATTCGAAACAATGGTTTATACATCCATGCAGGAACTCGCCACAATGGTCTTTTATTACAACGTGGCAAAAGTAGCAGGCCCACATGATAAAGATTTGGCAAGTCTTTTAAGAAGGCTGGCAAAGGACGAAACATTGCACTATGCCTTTTATCGTGATGTAATCAAATATCACCTTGAGCTCGAACCAAACTATTGTTACTACCTGGGACACGTGATTAAGAACTTCCAAATGCCAGGTGCCGTCATGCCGGACTTTGAAGACAGGATGTCTATCATCGCAAAAGAAGCAAATTACGGACCATTGGAATACTTTGACCAGGTCCTTGACGTCATCATTGAGTATTGGAATATCGAAAACCTCCGGCCGATCGCTCCTGAAGCAGAGAAAGCAAGGTTGGATATCCTGAACTACCACGCGAGGCTGAAGAGGGTAAGAGATAGGTTCTATAGCAAGAAGTAA
- a CDS encoding M28 family peptidase, with amino-acid sequence MFDQTSLSFDEKERFTGYFNMDMVGSRDAGNLVINVADGNPNIVSDHAQASSARLNGTPTPLETGGSSDHVAFTEVGIASASFIHRPLEPWYHTPEDTIDKISKEKLQDVAEIVGTAVYDIVRPDNQGPKATKGNEKKMPHLYHEQAIQ; translated from the coding sequence ATGTTTGATCAAACCAGCCTATCCTTTGATGAAAAAGAACGCTTCACTGGATACTTCAATATGGACATGGTAGGAAGCCGGGATGCAGGAAACCTCGTCATTAACGTAGCAGACGGTAACCCGAACATTGTGTCAGACCATGCACAGGCATCAAGTGCACGCCTAAATGGGACACCAACCCCATTGGAGACGGGAGGAAGCAGTGACCATGTTGCTTTTACAGAGGTTGGAATTGCATCAGCGTCATTTATCCACCGTCCACTCGAGCCATGGTACCACACACCTGAAGACACAATCGATAAAATCAGTAAGGAAAAACTTCAGGATGTAGCTGAAATTGTCGGCACTGCGGTTTACGACATCGTCAGACCGGACAATCAGGGGCCAAAGGCTACAAAAGGCAATGAGAAGAAGATGCCACATCTTTACCACGAGCAGGCAATTCAATAA